A segment of the Candidatus Dormiibacterota bacterium genome:
AAGAGTACAGTTGTGCCAAAGCGATTGATTTTCAGCAGCAGATCGATAATCTCCCAGGCGTTCTTAGGATCTAGGTTGCCAGTAGGCTCATCGGCTATCAGGATCTTGGGCTGGCGGATCAGCGCGCGGGCAATCGAGACCCTCTGGCGCTCTCCCCCAGAAAGCTCACCGGGAAAATTGCGCTCCTTGCCGCTTAGACCAACCAGCTGTAAAACGCGCGGCACACTGCGCTTAATTTCGCGATTGCCAGCTCCGGCTACTTCCAGCGCAAAGGAAATGTTCTCGAACACCGGCCGCGGCAGTAGTTTGAAATCCTGATACACCACACCGATTCGGCGGCGCAGGTGGGGAACATTCTTATAAATAATGCTGTCGTAGTCTAGCCCGCCGACGATTATCTTACCGGAGGTCTGCATCTCCTCGCGGGTCAGCAGTTTGATTAAGGTCGATTTGCCGGCG
Coding sequences within it:
- a CDS encoding ATP-binding cassette domain-containing protein produces the protein MILFDRVTKMYPNKSIALSGINLHIQPKEFVTIVGASGAGKSTLIKLLTREEMQTSGKIIVGGLDYDSIIYKNVPHLRRRIGVVYQDFKLLPRPVFENISFALEVAGAGNREIKRSVPRVLQLVGLSGKERNFPGELSGGERQRVSIARALIRQPKILIADEPTGNLDPKNAWEIIDLLLKINRFGTTVLLTTHNKEIVNALKRRVITLNRGRIVKDEEQGRYTLPD